From the genome of Phlebotomus papatasi isolate M1 chromosome 2, Ppap_2.1, whole genome shotgun sequence:
ACAAACAGCATTGCATCATTTTTCGGAAATGTTTTTTAGGAAAGTAAAGTCGAAAGTGTGGATCCTCGTTGAGCGGCTTGGGTCGAAATTGGAACTTACAACtgattcaaataaaatatatttattataatatcCGACGATCTCGTTCCGTTGTTTTAAATCTACTTAGAATAATTATTCTGAGAGATGTGTTAATCGGGGATCGAGTTctgcaactggtgaaaatttggtggtcagtCGACGTCCGGGTAACGAGAGCctcatttttttcgaaaaaaatgacACAAGCagcatataaaaatatttcaactttaAGTGGCActcatgaaaatttgtaattcgAAGATAGCTTAAGAATGGAACCGTTGATGTAATGCTCTCCAGGCAAAGTTCAAACAATAAAAGTGACTTTGTAGACAGACTGCTACTTGAAGATAATGGCTTTTATCTAGAAGCTTTCTTAAGCTAAATAATTGggcactcaatgagtcaagtAGTAGAGTACTCTTTCTAttatgcaagtgtcccgggttttaatttcatttaaatccaTTTAAATTAGATTGTGATTCCTTCATTCCGATTTTTTTTACAGAGTATGCCTTAAAAATCCCTAATGCTGAAAATGATAAGCCGGAATTTTCGGGTCCGTTCGATGGTCCGTAGTACTTTTGGGCTTACTTTGAGGTAGCATGTAAAGTTGGAATATTCTATCAATGATAGTTTcagagataatcgattttaaagtttttcagaaaCTTTGTATACGTTTAATTTAAAGGCCTTCAAGTCAATGGTCACGGAAACTACgagagatagaggcttcaaactttacttacagttttataattttatttaacgaaaattgcaaCGATCGAATTTACCACAATCCGAAACTGCAATGAAGAAACCGCACCTATATAAGCTGATTTATCACTGGCCTTGTTTAGTATTAGGAATTGGAATTATATCTAGTGTGCTTCAATGCACCCGATTCGACGGGGCGTGGGATTGACAAACCTATCCCTCTATATAAGACAATGTAGAAAATCTCAGCTAGAATAATTATGCTTGTCTTTAGAAATCTCGGTTGCAGGAAGACCTAGTTTCTCTAATGAAATGTTgtgccattattattattattaatctaaataaatattttcatatttagaAACATATCTCTGTTAACTCGGACAAGTTCGAGCATCCAGAGAAATGATCTTCATTTGACCAGTTTTTCTATTGATTTTATTAGATCACTTTTGATCACATATCAGGTGCAATgatgaaaatgatgaaaatattataaatagaCATCATACTTCACTACCAGTTAGATGTGATCCAACAGTCAGAGTGATAAATTGTTATTTGCAATAATGCCACAGATCCAATACGACATCGATAAGTATCGCGATTGTCTTAAATTTAGAACTAGCATCGTCAACTCCCATCTTACAAAATATGGAGAAAAGTTAAAATGGAAGGGAGGAGAGCGAATAATGGACATTGGATGTGGACCAGCTGATGTTACTCGCCATTGCTTTCTACCATTACTGCCTCACGACTTTAAGATGCTGGTATGTGCTGATATATGTCCAAATATGCTCAAAAGTGCTCGTTCTGAACTCCTTGGACTAGAGCACGTTGACTTCGTGCAAATGGATATCAGTAAATGTCCCCAAATCAATCTCATGAATGGATTCGATAGAATATTCTCAACCTTCTGCTTCATGTACGTTGCTGATCAGAAGAAAGCTCTTGAGAATGTCTTCCAACTTCTAGCTCCAGGAGGGGATTGTTGGATCTCACAATTTACTATTGCACCGGTCGTAGATACCCTTTTTCAACTCTCTGAGACACCGAAATGGAGAAACAAGTTAAAGGATCTGAGGAAgacttttatttttccatacTGGGATGATCCTGATCCGGTGTCAACGGCtgaaaagttcatgaaattaaTTGGATACGAGAATATTTCAGTGGTTTTGGACAAGTGTTTTATACAAATGACATCAGAGAAGGAATTTGAAGGTACCATTATAATCAAATATacttaaaatcatttaataattataaatttctttacAGCTTTGGTAGAAAGCCTTTACGATTCGTGTCCTAATCTTTCGAAAGAAGACAAGAAAAATCTATTAAAGGACCAAACTGAAATTGCAAAGAGCTTAAATCTGTTCAAATGCGATATTCCTGGTGAAACTCAGTCTATGAAAGTTCCACATCAATTTCTCTTGATCTATGGAAAAAAGCCGGTATCTTAGAAAAGGAACTACTTACGTGGacgagaaaataaaaatataattacaaaatgaaattattcattaaattaatttgaaaacgaATAAtagattaaatttatcaatataataatttaatcgTTGCGTGTGCAAAAcaactttcttttctttttccaacTAGTCTGTAGACACATCAGAATATTAaatacaagattaaaaaattattttgaaaacacaaagttttatttgtttttattttttttttattaaaagaaaagttgTAGGCAGGTATACATTgcaatttattttgataaagttTTAAGAGAATTATCAATGAATGTTCCTCATTATCGTATTTTAATTCGCGGACCTGTTTTTATAGTACAACCTgtcattttaagcttaaaaaattgtcaaaaggaCAGCATAATTTTGcatgtttaaaatttatttttcccaatataataaaaatccttatttacgcacataaatataatttacttcagaggtgtgcaagaacaaaaactgtttgaaaccgaacaaacgtcaaataaaacgtacgttaatggtcaaaacgctacctgaataaacttgttttgacgtttattcggtttcaaacggttcttgcacacccctgatTTACTTGACTCCTTGagtgattaaattttttttctttaaaaaaatatcttattaatATAATCTTTTGATGTTATGAATTCATCCTCTGGTTTAAACCACTTCTCAAGTTATTAAACTttcttaaatataaatataaatgatgttgaaaaaattaatttaggcgTAATCCACTTTGTTTAGACAGGTTTattgtatattaaaaaaaataaggtttGTTTAGGTTTAGCGTAAACCGTAAATAAAATCCAATTCAAGCAGTAACTCATTCCAATATTTTTTGACGAGGGTTCCTATTTAGTTtctacacttgagagaaatccgaaaaagttaaaataacattccagaaatgttaattttaccctgcattattgatccgaaatcggtgtaaatattatgctttttagatgtattaggggttaaagttaccctttttatgttatttttacccttaaaaaggtgtaaaattaacaataaaaatgttgatatatttttacacctaaaaagtgtcaaagttatgaggaaaaaaagttaatcgcacccccgtttttcttCTCACTCAGTGTAGGGTTTTACGACGCAAAAATAGGGTTTCTCTAGTTTTCTGCATGCAATTCTGGGTTTCAAaggtttcgcaatgcaatttttgggtttcttgggtttcgcgatgcaatttttagggACTTACAGCGAtgaaaaa
Proteins encoded in this window:
- the LOC129801953 gene encoding juvenile hormone acid O-methyltransferase-like, coding for MPQIQYDIDKYRDCLKFRTSIVNSHLTKYGEKLKWKGGERIMDIGCGPADVTRHCFLPLLPHDFKMLVCADICPNMLKSARSELLGLEHVDFVQMDISKCPQINLMNGFDRIFSTFCFMYVADQKKALENVFQLLAPGGDCWISQFTIAPVVDTLFQLSETPKWRNKLKDLRKTFIFPYWDDPDPVSTAEKFMKLIGYENISVVLDKCFIQMTSEKEFEALVESLYDSCPNLSKEDKKNLLKDQTEIAKSLNLFKCDIPGETQSMKVPHQFLLIYGKKPVS